The Bombus pyrosoma isolate SC7728 linkage group LG3, ASM1482585v1, whole genome shotgun sequence genome has a segment encoding these proteins:
- the LOC122565852 gene encoding proline-rich extensin-like protein EPR1, with protein MFSRAAKSIVKTIGQRKYHAGEENIKSAVIGGAGEIGQSLSQMLKQTSKLDVLALYDVAALNKRYLTPMQIKNFKDSNTAANTANSRMLTMLEKSRSNKSGEHLQTSYFSSRVSNANQNATEELVRSLRQLPIAEECATNQFARPTMESQPQVTPDTLARHHQNGNAVQAKYDLNTPLLRPLLKLSTAMLGNLRTRSRYSLGSYVLNRRSWAPSKIPNTSLAFARNFTTTPVLSKGSEKIVRLSKGLTRSLWQEQARFFRNDSILMGKAHGKRPPRPPSKLSSKSVPDCSKGQSPRRRSCRQPYQRQKPCIPQDKCVPPAPPCSRPRPKNPKCPQPETPCPPPCPMPCEKPVEKHLPPKICYRKCPLPPRPPKPPKCPKCPAPLPPPPLPKVPRPPKCPPPCPPPPAPPPPRCPKVPKCPECPPQRECPPPPPCEPCPCPPPCPPAYCPPPPPCPPCPPPIPCPRPLPCPPPPPPRICPPCPPCAECPEPPPCPPPPPCSPCPCPKPPPPCPCPKPCPPCQQVAKPQVSCPNDVPSCPKNSGKGPRKKNRNKPRKRRMSTYHAASKFAPLRIDYRRFHVDSTLLGSSDKSRKPTAKPPSCKDLEDICEDKRRSCVKTCERKPEKKKKKKKDVCAGRKPVKLRERKKEKQGECDDRCLPKGKCEVPEFAKPPKMEYGPTTCPTPKFVSPKPCPEIPEAKYEVEPCVEIRTSGKAKKEICVPPPLPEPPTDPVILCPCPPPPKMHPGPCPCYDLKTVKPSKPTLPPCPHKEKYVCCKDPFYCPPERLECKRRKPCDPKKMKKRKERKDK; from the exons ATGTTTTCCCGGGCCGCCAAGTCCATCGTGAAAACTATCGGTCAGCGAAAATATCATGCTGGTGAAGAGAACATCAAG TCGGCGGTGATTGGAGGCGCAGGGGAAATAGGACAATCTCTCTCGCAAATGTTGAAACAAACCTCGAAGCTCGACGTACTCGCACTGTATGACGTGGCCGcgttaaataaacgatatttaacaCCGATGCAAATCAAGAACTTCAAGGACAGTAACACCGCAGCAAATACCGCG AATTCGCGGATGTTGACGATGCTGGAGAAATCGAGATCGAATAAGAGCGGCGAACATCTGCAAACATCGTACTTCTCGAGTCGTGTGTCAAATGCAAACCAG AATGCGACCGAAGAGCTCGTCAGAAGTCTGCGTCAGCTGCCTATCGCCGAGGAATGCGCCACAAATCAGTTTGCGAGACCAACGATGGAATCGCAG CCGCAGGTTACGCCAGACACCCTGGCCAGACACCATCAGAACGGTAACGCTGTCCAA GCCAAATACGATTTAAACACACCGTTGCTGAGGCCTCTTCTCAAGCTTTCCACCGCGATGCTTGGTAACTTGCGAACCAGAAGTCGATACTCTTTGGGATCGTACGTTCTTAATCGGCGCAGTTGGGCGCCGTCGAAAATACCTAACACGAGCCTGGCGTTCGCGAGGAACTTTACCACTACACCCGTTCTATCGAAGGGTAGCGAGAAGATCGTGCGTTTATCGAAAGGATTGACGAGAAGCTTGTGGCAAGAGCAAGCGAGGTTCTTTCGAAACGATTCCATCCTGATGGGCAAAGCGCACGGCAAAAGGCCACCTCGTCCTCCCTCCAAACTCTCTTCCAAGTCGGTTCCCGATTGTAGCAAAGGCCAGAGTCCACGGAGAAGGTCTTGCAGACAACCGTACCAACGACAGAAGCCGTGTATCCCACAGGATAAATGCGTACCACCCGCTCCACCGTGCTCTCGTCCACGTCCGAAGAACCCCAAGTGCCCCCAGCCTGAAACACCATGCCCACCCCCTTGTCCCATGCCCTGTGAAAAACCCGTGGAGAAGCATCTGCCGCCGAAGATATGCTATCGAAAGTGTCCTCTGCCTCCGAGACCACCCAAGCCTCCGAAGTGCCCCAAGTGTCCAGCTCCATTGCCGCCTCCACCGCTACCCAAGGTACCTCGACCACCCAAATGTCCTCCACCCTGTCCGCCACCGCCCGCACCACCGCCACCCAGGTGTCCGAAAGTGCCAAAGTGTCCCGAATGTCCACCACAAAGGGAGTGTCCGCCGCCACCGCCTTGCGAACCTTGCCCTTGTCCGCCGCCATGTCCTCCAGCCTACTGCCCACCTCCACCACCGTGTCCACCTTGTCCACCACCCATTCCGTGTCCCAGACCACTTCCTTGCCCACCTCCCCCTCCACCCAGAATCTGTCCACCTTGTCCACCGTGCGCGGAGTGTCCCGAACCTCCACCATGTCCACCTCCGCCACCGTGCAGTCCTTGCCCCTGTCCTAAACCGCCACCACCTTGCCCATGCCCGAAACCCTGTCCACCTTGTCAACAAGTCGCCAAACCGCAAGTCTCCTGTCCCAATGACGTCCCGTCTTGTCCCAAAAATAGCGGGAAAGGTCCGCGAAAGAAGAACCGAAATAAGCCGAGGAAGAGGAGGATGTCTACTTATCACGCGGCATCTAAGTTCGCACCTCTGAGGATCGATTACAGAAGATTCCACGTCGACTCGACGTTACTCGGTTCGTCTGACAAGTCTAGGAAACCCACAGCGAAACCACCCAGTTGCAAGGATTTGGAAGACATTTGCGAGGACAAGAGACGCAGCTGCGTGAAAACTTGCGAGAGGAAGCccgagaagaagaagaagaagaagaaggacgTGTGTGCCGGCAGAAAGCCGGTAAAATTGCGggagaggaagaaggagaaacagGGCGAGTGTGACGACAGGTGCTTACCAAAGGGAAAGTGCGAGGTGCCTGAATTCGCTAAACCGCCGAAAATGGAATACGGGCCGACTACTTGCCCAACCCCGAAGTTTGTCTCGCCTAAACCCTGTCCGGAAATTCCTGAGGCGAAGTACGAAGTAGAACCGTGCGTCGAAATTCGAACGTCCGGTaaagcgaaaaaagaaatttgcgTCCCGCCGCCTCTTCCTGAACCACCGACGGACCCGGTGATTCTTTGCCCTTGTCCACCTCCACCGAAAATGCACCCTGGACCTTGTCCTTGTTACGATCTAAAAACGGTTAAGCCGTCCAAACCGACGCTGCCACCGTGTCCGCACAAGGAGAAATACGTTTGTTGCAAAGATCCATTTTATTGTCCACCGGAGAGATTGGAATGTAAAAGGCGCAAACCTTGCGATCccaagaaaatgaagaagaggaaggaaaggaaggacAAATAG